Proteins from one Streptosporangium becharense genomic window:
- a CDS encoding glycosyltransferase — MHVLVMTVVHHPEDARILHRQIRALVDAGHEVTYAAPYTARGVMARPWVNAVDLPRAAERRRLSAVRAARKVFKRMRDQVDLAVIHDPELLLAVAGVRRRPPVVWDVHEDTPATLSLKPWLPAFLRPPVRFLARLLEGTAERHLHLLLAESAYAGRFRQTHLVVPNETWVPDEVTAPGDDRVVYLGWLSEARGVREAIEVARLLRPYRVTVELIGYADPQSRPALNEAVAEGVLEWRDFMPNDEALKRLDGALAGLSLLHDEPNYRHSMPTKIVEYMAHGIPVITTPSPRAVELVERYDSGMVVPWRDPQAVAQAVLYLRDDVRERHARGARGYAAARANHHWPNSARRFVAQLEAWASVKN, encoded by the coding sequence GTGCACGTGCTCGTCATGACGGTGGTGCATCACCCCGAGGACGCCCGGATCCTGCACCGCCAGATCCGCGCGCTCGTGGATGCCGGTCATGAGGTCACGTATGCCGCGCCGTACACGGCGCGGGGTGTCATGGCCCGGCCGTGGGTGAACGCGGTCGACCTTCCGCGCGCCGCGGAGCGCAGGCGGCTGTCGGCCGTGCGCGCCGCGCGCAAGGTCTTCAAGCGCATGCGTGACCAGGTCGACCTGGCGGTCATCCACGACCCCGAGCTGCTGCTCGCCGTGGCGGGCGTGCGCAGGCGGCCCCCGGTGGTCTGGGACGTCCACGAGGACACCCCGGCCACGTTGTCGCTGAAGCCGTGGCTGCCCGCGTTCCTGCGTCCGCCGGTGCGGTTCCTGGCCAGGCTGCTGGAGGGCACGGCCGAACGCCACCTGCACCTGCTGCTCGCCGAGAGCGCCTACGCCGGACGGTTCCGTCAGACCCACCTGGTGGTGCCGAACGAGACCTGGGTGCCCGACGAGGTGACGGCTCCGGGCGACGACCGCGTGGTCTACCTGGGCTGGCTGTCGGAGGCGCGCGGGGTGCGCGAGGCCATCGAGGTGGCCCGGCTGCTGCGGCCGTACCGGGTGACGGTCGAGCTGATCGGCTACGCCGACCCGCAGTCGCGGCCGGCGCTGAACGAGGCGGTGGCCGAGGGCGTGCTGGAGTGGCGCGACTTCATGCCGAACGACGAGGCGCTCAAGCGGCTCGACGGCGCGCTGGCCGGGCTCTCCCTGCTGCACGACGAGCCCAACTACCGGCACTCCATGCCCACCAAGATCGTGGAGTACATGGCCCACGGGATCCCGGTGATCACCACTCCGTCGCCCCGCGCGGTGGAGCTGGTCGAACGGTACGACAGTGGCATGGTCGTCCCCTGGAGGGATCCCCAGGCCGTCGCGCAGGCCGTGCTCTACCTGCGCGACGACGTCCGCGAGCGGCATGCCCGGGGCGCTCGTGGGTATGCGGCGGCCCGTGCGAATCACCACTGGCCCAACTCGGCACGCCGGTTCGTCGCCCAGCTGGAAGCGTGGGCGAGCGTCAAGAACTGA
- a CDS encoding nucleotide sugar dehydrogenase codes for MTAYDLAVIGLGYVGMPLAKEATAAGLRVVGFEVDPGKVAALNAGRSYIDDLTDADLEHMLAGGFSATLDESVLADSRTIVICVPTPLDEDHRPDLSAVEGATGTVARNLRAGTLVVLESTTWPGTTDEVARPLLEASGLVAGADFHLAFSPERIDPGNPKYGLRNTPKVVGGYTPACRDRAVGFYSQFIEQVVPVSGTREAEMAKLLENTYRHVNIALVNEMAIFCDELGVDLWEAIEAAATKPFGFQKFLPGPGVGGHCIPVDPSYLSYTVRKLGYPFRFVELAQEINERMPAYVVARVQRLLNRHRKAVNGSKVLLLGVTYKPDIADERETPALPVARALRELGADLVFADPYVKEWHVDGGPVPRMEDLATAVAEADVTLLLQQHSAFDLSTVEDHGKLVLDTRGVLAEGERVERL; via the coding sequence GTGACTGCCTACGACTTGGCAGTCATCGGACTGGGCTACGTCGGCATGCCCCTGGCCAAGGAGGCCACGGCGGCGGGTCTGCGGGTCGTCGGTTTCGAGGTCGACCCCGGCAAGGTGGCGGCCCTGAACGCGGGCCGCTCCTACATCGACGACCTGACCGACGCCGATCTTGAGCACATGCTGGCGGGCGGCTTCAGCGCCACCCTGGACGAGTCCGTACTCGCCGACAGCCGGACCATCGTCATCTGCGTCCCGACCCCGCTGGATGAGGACCACCGTCCCGACCTGTCGGCCGTCGAGGGTGCCACCGGCACCGTGGCCCGCAACCTGCGCGCGGGCACGCTGGTGGTGCTGGAGTCCACGACCTGGCCCGGCACCACCGACGAGGTCGCCCGCCCCCTGCTGGAGGCTTCGGGCCTCGTCGCGGGCGCCGACTTCCACCTCGCCTTCTCGCCCGAGCGCATCGACCCGGGCAACCCCAAGTACGGCCTGCGCAACACCCCCAAGGTCGTCGGCGGCTACACGCCCGCCTGCCGTGACCGCGCGGTCGGGTTCTACTCCCAGTTCATCGAGCAGGTCGTGCCGGTCAGCGGCACCCGCGAGGCCGAGATGGCCAAGCTCCTGGAGAACACCTACCGGCACGTCAACATCGCCCTCGTCAACGAGATGGCGATCTTCTGCGACGAGCTGGGCGTCGACCTCTGGGAAGCGATCGAGGCGGCGGCCACCAAGCCGTTCGGTTTCCAGAAGTTCCTGCCGGGCCCCGGCGTAGGCGGTCACTGCATCCCCGTCGACCCGTCCTACCTGTCGTACACGGTCCGCAAGCTGGGCTACCCGTTCCGGTTCGTGGAGCTGGCCCAGGAGATCAACGAGCGGATGCCGGCGTACGTGGTGGCCCGGGTGCAGCGCCTGCTCAACCGCCATCGCAAGGCCGTCAACGGGTCCAAGGTGCTGCTGCTCGGCGTCACCTACAAGCCCGACATCGCCGACGAGCGCGAGACCCCGGCGCTGCCGGTCGCGCGGGCGCTGCGGGAGCTGGGCGCCGATCTCGTCTTCGCCGACCCGTACGTCAAGGAATGGCATGTGGACGGCGGCCCGGTGCCGCGTATGGAAGACCTCGCCACGGCGGTCGCCGAGGCGGACGTGACCCTGCTGCTCCAGCAGCACTCCGCCTTCGACCTGTCGACCGTCGAGGACCACGGCAAGCTCGTGCTCGACACCCGAGGCGTGCTCGCCGAGGGTGAACGCGTCGAGCGGCTCTAG
- a CDS encoding glycosyltransferase family 4 protein, translating into MSAAKARAGLRGLIRGFLQHPVIVSRVVATKVKSDPVRVAQAAAETLPPRLRPVVGRFAWPVARRAKVAVRKLGMRMVKGPWAEAKEHFDAGRLSEAVAVLQAHTRYPFIRRRAAYYAGELASIQPNPIPPREKVIVGERIQGRVLHCVTNALPYTQAGYTVRTHRIVTAQQAAGLDPHVVTSWGWPMMQGHADATPYEEIDGIPYHRLIPSGGEVPFESQGRMIKGAAEVTELVRTLRPQVLHAATDHRNGSVALAVRERTGTPMVYEVRGFLEETWASRDPKRVGSQRHVLQRDREAFIMRSADAVVTLAETMAAEIVERGVPREKIYLAPNAVDDSLLTAEYDGDAFRTAYGIEPGDIVMGSVSSIVAYEGFATMINAAALLRDEGAPVKVLLVGDGKERPALLEQVEELGLGDIAIMPGRVGPEEALQAQAAIDIFVCPREDLRVCRLVTPLKPVEAMALGKPVVLSDLPALSELVGSEGAGFLVPAGDAEALAKAIAGLRDDPERRAAMGEAGRAEVAAKRTWSRVAQTYREIYRSIAS; encoded by the coding sequence GTGTCGGCCGCGAAGGCCCGCGCCGGACTGCGCGGGCTGATCAGGGGGTTCCTCCAGCATCCGGTGATCGTCTCCCGGGTGGTGGCGACCAAGGTCAAGTCCGACCCGGTGCGCGTGGCGCAGGCGGCGGCCGAGACGCTCCCGCCGCGGCTGCGTCCGGTCGTGGGCCGCTTCGCGTGGCCCGTCGCGCGCCGCGCCAAGGTGGCCGTCCGCAAGCTCGGCATGCGCATGGTCAAGGGCCCGTGGGCCGAGGCGAAGGAGCACTTCGACGCCGGACGGCTGAGCGAGGCCGTCGCGGTGCTCCAGGCCCACACCCGTTACCCGTTCATCAGGCGGCGGGCCGCCTACTACGCCGGTGAGCTGGCCTCGATCCAGCCGAACCCGATCCCGCCCAGGGAGAAGGTCATCGTCGGCGAGCGGATCCAGGGCCGGGTGCTGCACTGCGTCACCAACGCCCTGCCGTACACGCAGGCCGGCTACACCGTCCGCACGCACCGGATCGTCACCGCGCAGCAGGCCGCCGGGCTGGACCCGCACGTGGTGACCAGCTGGGGCTGGCCGATGATGCAGGGGCACGCCGACGCGACCCCGTACGAGGAGATCGACGGGATCCCCTACCACCGGCTGATCCCCTCGGGCGGCGAGGTGCCCTTCGAGAGCCAGGGTCGGATGATCAAGGGTGCCGCCGAGGTGACGGAGCTGGTCAGGACGCTCCGGCCGCAGGTGCTGCACGCCGCGACCGACCACCGCAACGGTTCGGTGGCGCTGGCCGTGCGCGAGCGGACCGGCACGCCGATGGTCTACGAGGTGCGGGGCTTCCTGGAGGAGACCTGGGCCTCGCGCGACCCGAAGCGGGTCGGCAGCCAGCGGCACGTGCTCCAGCGCGACCGCGAGGCGTTCATCATGCGCTCCGCCGACGCGGTGGTGACCCTCGCCGAGACCATGGCCGCCGAGATCGTCGAACGGGGTGTGCCCCGAGAAAAGATCTACCTGGCACCCAACGCGGTGGACGACTCGCTGCTGACCGCCGAGTACGACGGTGACGCGTTCCGCACCGCGTACGGCATCGAGCCCGGCGACATCGTCATGGGCTCGGTGTCGAGCATCGTGGCCTACGAGGGCTTCGCAACCATGATCAACGCGGCTGCGCTGCTGCGTGACGAGGGTGCCCCGGTGAAGGTGCTGCTCGTCGGCGACGGCAAGGAACGGCCGGCGCTGCTGGAGCAGGTCGAGGAGCTGGGGCTGGGCGACATCGCGATCATGCCCGGGCGGGTCGGTCCCGAGGAGGCCCTGCAGGCGCAGGCGGCCATCGACATCTTCGTCTGCCCGCGTGAGGACCTGCGGGTCTGCCGGCTCGTCACGCCGCTGAAACCCGTCGAGGCGATGGCGCTGGGCAAGCCGGTCGTGCTGAGCGACCTGCCGGCCCTGTCGGAGCTCGTGGGCTCGGAGGGGGCGGGGTTCCTGGTGCCCGCAGGCGACGCCGAGGCGCTGGCCAAGGCGATCGCCGGGCTGCGTGACGACCCCGAGCGCAGGGCCGCGATGGGGGAGGCCGGGCGGGCCGAGGTGGCGGCCAAGCGCACCTGGAGTCGTGTGGCGCAGACGTACCGTGAGATCTACCGTTCGATTGCCAGCTGA
- the wecB gene encoding non-hydrolyzing UDP-N-acetylglucosamine 2-epimerase, with protein MRDFARPGAAPGPENPLVLHVLGARPNFVKAAPVVRALAEQGVRQGIVHTGQHYDALMSDVFFADLGLPEPIANLGVGSGSHARQTAALLTGLEDVVLAQRPALVVVYGDVNSTLAAILVCAKLHVPTAHVEAGLRSFDREMPEEVNRIVTDALSDILFATSPDALSHLAAEGVDPARVHLVGNPMIDSLFSALDRLDPAPVRDRLGLGERYGVATLHRPANVDDPASAKELVDAVRQVSERLPIVVPLHPRGRTRLAEAGLVDGGNLSIVDPLGYVDFLSLVRGAALVVTDSGGVQEETTMLGVPCLTVRPNTERPITVSHGTNRLVTPAQLLAAADRALADGAATPSGELPPLWDGKAGPRIARVIETWLRGGNLSPAAQGTVNPRPE; from the coding sequence ATGAGGGACTTTGCCCGTCCGGGCGCTGCTCCGGGCCCCGAAAATCCCCTCGTCCTGCACGTGCTCGGCGCGCGACCCAACTTCGTCAAGGCTGCTCCGGTGGTGCGGGCCCTGGCGGAACAGGGCGTGCGGCAGGGCATCGTCCACACCGGTCAGCACTACGACGCGCTCATGTCGGACGTGTTCTTCGCCGACCTCGGCCTCCCCGAGCCGATCGCCAACCTCGGCGTCGGATCCGGGTCGCACGCCCGCCAGACGGCGGCCCTGCTGACCGGCCTGGAGGACGTGGTCCTCGCGCAGCGGCCCGCCCTGGTCGTCGTCTACGGGGACGTGAACTCCACGCTGGCCGCGATCCTCGTCTGCGCCAAGCTGCACGTGCCGACCGCGCACGTCGAGGCGGGCCTGCGCTCCTTCGACCGGGAGATGCCCGAGGAGGTCAACCGGATCGTCACCGACGCGCTGTCCGACATCCTCTTCGCCACCTCCCCGGACGCCCTGTCGCACCTGGCCGCCGAGGGCGTCGACCCGGCCCGGGTCCACCTGGTCGGCAACCCGATGATCGACAGCCTGTTCTCCGCGTTGGACCGGCTCGACCCGGCGCCGGTCCGCGACCGCCTCGGGCTCGGCGAGCGGTACGGCGTGGCCACCCTGCACCGTCCCGCCAACGTCGACGACCCCGCCTCCGCCAAGGAACTGGTCGACGCGGTGCGGCAGGTCAGCGAGAGGCTGCCGATCGTGGTGCCGCTCCACCCGCGCGGCCGGACCCGCCTCGCCGAGGCCGGTCTGGTGGACGGCGGGAACCTGTCGATCGTCGATCCGCTCGGCTATGTGGACTTCCTGTCGCTGGTCCGGGGCGCCGCCCTGGTCGTCACCGACTCCGGCGGCGTCCAGGAGGAGACCACCATGCTGGGTGTCCCCTGCCTCACCGTCCGGCCCAACACCGAGCGGCCGATCACCGTCAGCCACGGCACCAACCGGCTGGTCACCCCGGCGCAGCTGCTCGCCGCCGCCGACCGCGCGCTGGCCGACGGCGCCGCGACGCCGTCGGGCGAGCTGCCCCCGCTCTGGGACGGCAAGGCCGGCCCGCGGATCGCCCGGGTGATCGAGACCTGGCTCCGCGGCGGCAACCTCTCCCCGGCCGCGCAGGGGACCGTGAACCCCCGCCCCGAGTAG
- a CDS encoding glycosyltransferase family protein — MSEETPEEPKFKRLGPVNWLPEERKVIERYEERVQDLERRLAIAEAKADYAQWKLESTRVQRPYRVAEVLTAAKGSGVTALPGKLRSAMQTRTGPRPPRPVSEVVEELAHQGPVVDVPKVTWPDGPIVRPDLRVAVILDDFSRMAFRYEWDQIEFGLRDWPEVFAERRPELLFVESAWYGNQGRWRYQMTGTNAPKAELRALVDWCRAEGIPTVFWNKEDPPNFDFFIDTAKLFDYVFTCDGDMVPRYREVLGHDRVDVLQFAAQPRVHNPIQDKRGRLHDVVFAGMYFRDKHPERREQMETVLAPIRELGLHIFARNGTVDEKYAWPKEYVPHIVGELPYDQMLAAYKMYKVFLNVNSVLDSPTMCARRVFELSACATSVVSGWSRAIEETFGSLIPIARDELESYNQVLHLVNSPELRARQGHLAMREVFDKHLFSHRVDQVLQVLGKPVQPRTRSISVVLPTNRASQIEHAISSVARQTHRPVQLVMVLHGLDIDPVVVADKARVAGVTDVVVLPADASLSLGACLNMGIAAAEGELIAKMDDDNLYGEHYLSDLARAFDYSDAELVGKGAHYAYFEGSNTTMLRLPGLEHRYAFLVQGGTFLGKADMFRHYGFEDVTRGEDTRLVRRLKEDRVKIYSADRFNFVYWRSGDAGKHTWQADDIKLTRNAQFSFVGRPDDHVMI; from the coding sequence ATGAGCGAAGAGACCCCCGAAGAGCCGAAGTTCAAGCGTCTTGGACCGGTCAACTGGCTGCCCGAGGAGCGCAAGGTCATCGAGCGCTACGAGGAGCGCGTCCAGGACCTGGAGCGGCGGCTCGCCATCGCCGAGGCCAAGGCCGACTACGCCCAGTGGAAGCTGGAGTCGACCAGGGTCCAGCGTCCGTACCGGGTGGCCGAGGTGCTGACGGCGGCCAAGGGCTCGGGGGTCACCGCGTTGCCCGGCAAACTCCGCTCCGCGATGCAGACGCGCACGGGGCCCAGGCCGCCCCGGCCGGTGAGCGAGGTCGTCGAGGAACTGGCCCACCAGGGGCCCGTCGTCGACGTACCGAAGGTCACGTGGCCCGACGGCCCGATCGTCCGGCCCGACCTGCGGGTCGCGGTCATCCTGGACGACTTCTCCCGGATGGCCTTCAGGTACGAGTGGGACCAGATCGAGTTCGGTCTGCGCGACTGGCCGGAGGTCTTCGCCGAGCGCCGGCCCGAACTGCTGTTCGTGGAGTCGGCCTGGTACGGCAACCAGGGCCGCTGGCGCTACCAGATGACCGGGACGAACGCCCCCAAGGCGGAGCTGCGCGCACTGGTCGACTGGTGCCGCGCCGAGGGGATCCCCACGGTCTTCTGGAACAAGGAGGACCCGCCGAACTTCGACTTCTTCATCGACACGGCCAAGCTGTTCGACTACGTCTTCACCTGCGACGGCGACATGGTCCCCCGCTACCGCGAGGTGCTGGGCCACGACCGGGTCGACGTCCTGCAGTTCGCGGCCCAGCCCCGGGTGCACAACCCCATCCAGGACAAGCGCGGGCGCCTGCACGACGTGGTCTTCGCCGGCATGTACTTCCGGGACAAGCACCCCGAGCGCCGCGAGCAGATGGAGACCGTCCTCGCCCCGATCCGCGAGCTCGGCCTGCACATCTTCGCCCGCAACGGCACCGTCGACGAGAAGTACGCCTGGCCGAAGGAGTACGTCCCGCACATCGTGGGCGAGCTCCCCTACGACCAGATGCTGGCCGCGTACAAGATGTACAAGGTCTTCCTCAACGTGAACTCGGTCCTCGACTCGCCGACCATGTGCGCGCGCCGGGTCTTCGAGCTGTCGGCCTGCGCCACCTCGGTCGTCTCGGGCTGGTCGCGGGCCATCGAGGAGACCTTCGGCTCGCTGATCCCGATCGCCCGGGACGAGCTGGAGTCGTACAACCAGGTTCTCCACCTCGTCAACAGCCCCGAGCTGCGGGCCCGCCAGGGTCACCTGGCCATGCGCGAGGTCTTCGACAAGCACCTGTTCTCCCACCGGGTGGACCAGGTCCTCCAGGTCCTCGGCAAGCCCGTGCAGCCCAGGACCCGGTCGATCTCGGTCGTCCTGCCCACCAACCGCGCCTCCCAGATCGAGCACGCGATCTCCTCGGTGGCCAGGCAGACCCACCGGCCGGTCCAGCTCGTCATGGTCCTGCACGGCCTCGACATCGACCCGGTCGTCGTCGCCGACAAGGCCCGGGTGGCCGGGGTCACCGACGTCGTGGTGCTGCCCGCCGACGCCTCGCTCTCGCTGGGCGCCTGCCTCAACATGGGCATCGCCGCCGCCGAGGGCGAGCTGATCGCCAAGATGGACGACGACAATCTCTACGGCGAGCACTACCTGTCGGACCTGGCCCGCGCCTTCGACTACTCCGACGCCGAACTCGTCGGCAAGGGCGCCCACTACGCCTATTTCGAGGGCAGCAACACCACCATGCTGCGCCTGCCCGGCCTGGAGCACCGCTACGCCTTCCTCGTCCAGGGCGGCACCTTCCTCGGCAAGGCCGACATGTTCCGCCACTACGGGTTCGAGGACGTCACCCGCGGCGAGGACACCCGCCTGGTCCGCCGTCTCAAGGAGGACCGGGTCAAGATCTACTCCGCCGACCGGTTCAACTTCGTTTACTGGCGCAGCGGCGACGCGGGCAAGCACACCTGGCAGGCCGACGACATCAAGCTCACCCGCAACGCCCAGTTCTCCTTCGTCGGCCGCCCCGACGACCACGTGATGATCTGA